A single region of the Vicia villosa cultivar HV-30 ecotype Madison, WI linkage group LG4, Vvil1.0, whole genome shotgun sequence genome encodes:
- the LOC131594659 gene encoding ent-kaurene synthase TSP4, chloroplastic-like isoform X2, with translation MVASTVKKNMNTTTALCFEDTKERIKNMFNKVELSISSYDTAFVAMIPSSTSPHTPYFPQCLNWLLDNQLVDGSWGLPDRHPLLMNDALLSTLASILALKQWGIGEDKLNKGLHFIESNFTSINDDKQHRPIGFDILFPSLVEYAQTLGINLPIRATSLEAMIQKRDRELQRGSESNSEGWRAYLAYVSEGMLKSPDMNTIMKYQRKNGSLFNSPATTAAAFHHLKNADCLSYLQSVLQKFGNAVPTVYPLDIYARLYMIDSLERLGINHHFKEEIRSVLDETYRFWLQGDETIFLDPTTCAMAFRMLRLNGYEVSSDPFYRYSEEKFPHSLKGYLKDASAVLELYRASQVIIHPEESVLVKQSSWTRNLLKQDSSDYHLYADKLHIYVDNEVNDVLKFPHHANLERVLNRRSVDHYNVDETRILKTSYRSWNLANKEILKLAVEDFNLCQSIHGKELKQLSRWVVENKLDKLEFARQKLAYCYFSSAATYFSPELSDARISWAKNGVLTTVVDDFFDVGSSEEEQLNLIQLVEKWDVDVSTVYCSEAVKIIFSAVRSTICEIGENSVERQGRNVKDNVIKIWLDLMRSMYTEAEWLRTKATPTMDDYMQNAYVSFALGPIVLPALYLVGPKLSDDAAVNQELDHLYKTMSTCGRLLNDIQGFKRESEEGKLNAVSLHMIHSNGADTYEDAVDKMKGVIEDKRKELLRLVLKEKGSLVPRDCKDLFWKMMKVLNLFYIKDDGFTSNEMHSTVNAVLKDPIILDELLVDSKSNTLSQKH, from the exons ATGGTTGCGTCGACCGTAAAGAAGAATATGAACACTACTACAGCTTTG TGTTTTGAAGACACTAAAGAAAGAATCAAGAACATGTTCAATAAGGTCGAGCTTTCAATTTCTTCATATGATACTGCTTTTGTGGCAATGATTCCTTCTTCAACGTCGCCGCATACCCCCTATTTCCCTCAGTGCTTGAATTGGTTGCTGGATAATCAACTTGTGGATGGCTCTTGGGGTCTTCCTGATCGACATCCATTGTTGATGAATGATGCTCTCTTGTCTACCTTAGCTTCTATCCTTGCATTAAAGCAATGGGGTATTGGTGAAGATAAGCTTAATAAGG GACTTCATTTTATTGAGTCAAACTTTACTTCAATCAATGATGACAAGCAACACCGTCCCATAGGATTTGATATACTTTTTCCTTCTTTGGTTGAATATGCACAAACTTTGGGCATTAATCTTCCAATTCGAGCCACGAGCTTGGAAGCAATGATCCAAAAGAGAGACAGAGAGCTTCAAAG AGGCTCTGAAAGCAATTCAGAAGGGTGGAGAGCATATCTAGCATATGTGTCAGAAGGAATGTTGAAGTCGCCGGACATGAATACAATCATGAAGTATCAAAGAAAGAATGGATCTTTGTTTAATTCACCGGCTACAACTGCAGCTGCTTTTCATCACTTAAAGAATGCTGACTGTCTTAGTTACCTCCAATCAGTATTACAAAAGTTTGGGAATGCAG TTCCCACGGTTTATCCTCTGGATATATATGCTCGTCTTTATATGATTGATAGTCTTGAAAGGTTGGGTATTAATCATCATTTCAAAGAGGAAATTCGAAGTGTACTGGATGAAACATACAG ATTTTGGCTACAAGGAGATGAAACTATATTTTTAGACCCAACAACCTGTGCAATGGCATTTCGAATGCTGCGTCTCAATGGTTATGAAGTTTCTTCAG ATCCATTTTATCGATATTCAGAAGAAAAATTTCCCCATTCCTTGAAAGGTTACTTGAAGGATGCTAGTGCTGTTTTAGAGCTATATAGGGCTTCACAAGTCATTATACATCCGGAAGAATCAGTTTTAGTAAAACAAAGTTCTTGGACAAGAAATCTTCTGAAGCAGGATTCTTCTGATTACCATTTGTATGCCGATAAACTTCATATTTATGTTGATAACGAG GTCAATGATGTTCTTAAGTTTCCACATCATGCGAATTTGGAGCGTGTATTAAACAGGAGATCGGTGGACCATTATAATGTAGACGAAACAAGGATTTTAAAAACATCATACAG ATCCTGGAATCTTGCAAACAAAGAAATTTTGAAGCTAGCTGTTGAAGACTTCAATCTCTGCCAATCAATACACGGTAAAGAGTTGAAACAACTTTCAAG GTGGGTTGTTGAAAACAAACTAGACAAACTAGAGTTTGCAAGGCAGAAACTGGCATATTGTTACTTCTCTAGTGCAGCCACTTATTTTTCCCCCGAACTTTCTGATGCTCGCATATCTTGGGCCAAAAACGGGGTGCTCACAACAGTTGTTGATGATTTCTTTGATGTCGGGAGTTCTGAAGAAGAGCAACTGAACCTTATTCAACTAGTTGAGAA GTGGGATGTAGATGTCAGTACTGTTTACTGTTCTGAGGCGGTTAAGATAATATTTTCTGCAGTTCGTAGCACAATTTGTGAGATTGGAGAGAACTCTGTCGAGCGGCAAGGACGCAATGTGAAAGACAATGTTATCAAGATT TGGTTAGATTTGATGCGGTCTATGTATACAGAAGCTGAGTGGTTGAGAACCAAGGCCACTCCAACAATGGATGATTATATGCAAAATGCATACGTATCATTTGCCTTAGGACCAATTGTTCTTCCAGCCCTCTATCTTGTTGGACCTAAGCTTTCAGATGATGCTGCTGTAAATCAGGAATTGGATCATCTTTACAAGACCATGAGCACCTGCGGGCGTCTTCTCAACGATATTCAAGGTTTTAAG AGAGAATCTGAGGAAGGAAAACTGAATGCAGTGAGTTTGCATATGATTCATAGTAATGGAGCTGATACTTATGAAGACGCCGTTGATAAGATGAAAGGTGTTATTGAGGATAAGAGAAAAGAACTCCTGAGATTAGTTTTGAAGGAAAAAGGAAGCTTAGTTCCAAGAGATTGCAAGGATTtgttttggaaaatgatgaaagtGTTGAACCTATTCTACATTAAGGATGATGGGTTTACTTCAAATGAGATGCATTCTACTGTTAATGCAGTGCTTAAAGACCCAATCATTCTAGATGAATTGTTGGTAGATTCTAAAAGCAACACCCTCTCTCAAAAGCACTAG
- the LOC131594659 gene encoding terpene synthase 6, chloroplastic-like isoform X1: MSLSRFIAPLSCTSSTSDSSMVASTVKKNMNTTTALCFEDTKERIKNMFNKVELSISSYDTAFVAMIPSSTSPHTPYFPQCLNWLLDNQLVDGSWGLPDRHPLLMNDALLSTLASILALKQWGIGEDKLNKGLHFIESNFTSINDDKQHRPIGFDILFPSLVEYAQTLGINLPIRATSLEAMIQKRDRELQRGSESNSEGWRAYLAYVSEGMLKSPDMNTIMKYQRKNGSLFNSPATTAAAFHHLKNADCLSYLQSVLQKFGNAVPTVYPLDIYARLYMIDSLERLGINHHFKEEIRSVLDETYRFWLQGDETIFLDPTTCAMAFRMLRLNGYEVSSDPFYRYSEEKFPHSLKGYLKDASAVLELYRASQVIIHPEESVLVKQSSWTRNLLKQDSSDYHLYADKLHIYVDNEVNDVLKFPHHANLERVLNRRSVDHYNVDETRILKTSYRSWNLANKEILKLAVEDFNLCQSIHGKELKQLSRWVVENKLDKLEFARQKLAYCYFSSAATYFSPELSDARISWAKNGVLTTVVDDFFDVGSSEEEQLNLIQLVEKWDVDVSTVYCSEAVKIIFSAVRSTICEIGENSVERQGRNVKDNVIKIWLDLMRSMYTEAEWLRTKATPTMDDYMQNAYVSFALGPIVLPALYLVGPKLSDDAAVNQELDHLYKTMSTCGRLLNDIQGFKRESEEGKLNAVSLHMIHSNGADTYEDAVDKMKGVIEDKRKELLRLVLKEKGSLVPRDCKDLFWKMMKVLNLFYIKDDGFTSNEMHSTVNAVLKDPIILDELLVDSKSNTLSQKH; encoded by the exons ATGTCTCTTTCACGCTTCATCGCTCCTCTCTCTTGCACTTCTTCTACTTCAG ATTCTTCTATGGTTGCGTCGACCGTAAAGAAGAATATGAACACTACTACAGCTTTG TGTTTTGAAGACACTAAAGAAAGAATCAAGAACATGTTCAATAAGGTCGAGCTTTCAATTTCTTCATATGATACTGCTTTTGTGGCAATGATTCCTTCTTCAACGTCGCCGCATACCCCCTATTTCCCTCAGTGCTTGAATTGGTTGCTGGATAATCAACTTGTGGATGGCTCTTGGGGTCTTCCTGATCGACATCCATTGTTGATGAATGATGCTCTCTTGTCTACCTTAGCTTCTATCCTTGCATTAAAGCAATGGGGTATTGGTGAAGATAAGCTTAATAAGG GACTTCATTTTATTGAGTCAAACTTTACTTCAATCAATGATGACAAGCAACACCGTCCCATAGGATTTGATATACTTTTTCCTTCTTTGGTTGAATATGCACAAACTTTGGGCATTAATCTTCCAATTCGAGCCACGAGCTTGGAAGCAATGATCCAAAAGAGAGACAGAGAGCTTCAAAG AGGCTCTGAAAGCAATTCAGAAGGGTGGAGAGCATATCTAGCATATGTGTCAGAAGGAATGTTGAAGTCGCCGGACATGAATACAATCATGAAGTATCAAAGAAAGAATGGATCTTTGTTTAATTCACCGGCTACAACTGCAGCTGCTTTTCATCACTTAAAGAATGCTGACTGTCTTAGTTACCTCCAATCAGTATTACAAAAGTTTGGGAATGCAG TTCCCACGGTTTATCCTCTGGATATATATGCTCGTCTTTATATGATTGATAGTCTTGAAAGGTTGGGTATTAATCATCATTTCAAAGAGGAAATTCGAAGTGTACTGGATGAAACATACAG ATTTTGGCTACAAGGAGATGAAACTATATTTTTAGACCCAACAACCTGTGCAATGGCATTTCGAATGCTGCGTCTCAATGGTTATGAAGTTTCTTCAG ATCCATTTTATCGATATTCAGAAGAAAAATTTCCCCATTCCTTGAAAGGTTACTTGAAGGATGCTAGTGCTGTTTTAGAGCTATATAGGGCTTCACAAGTCATTATACATCCGGAAGAATCAGTTTTAGTAAAACAAAGTTCTTGGACAAGAAATCTTCTGAAGCAGGATTCTTCTGATTACCATTTGTATGCCGATAAACTTCATATTTATGTTGATAACGAG GTCAATGATGTTCTTAAGTTTCCACATCATGCGAATTTGGAGCGTGTATTAAACAGGAGATCGGTGGACCATTATAATGTAGACGAAACAAGGATTTTAAAAACATCATACAG ATCCTGGAATCTTGCAAACAAAGAAATTTTGAAGCTAGCTGTTGAAGACTTCAATCTCTGCCAATCAATACACGGTAAAGAGTTGAAACAACTTTCAAG GTGGGTTGTTGAAAACAAACTAGACAAACTAGAGTTTGCAAGGCAGAAACTGGCATATTGTTACTTCTCTAGTGCAGCCACTTATTTTTCCCCCGAACTTTCTGATGCTCGCATATCTTGGGCCAAAAACGGGGTGCTCACAACAGTTGTTGATGATTTCTTTGATGTCGGGAGTTCTGAAGAAGAGCAACTGAACCTTATTCAACTAGTTGAGAA GTGGGATGTAGATGTCAGTACTGTTTACTGTTCTGAGGCGGTTAAGATAATATTTTCTGCAGTTCGTAGCACAATTTGTGAGATTGGAGAGAACTCTGTCGAGCGGCAAGGACGCAATGTGAAAGACAATGTTATCAAGATT TGGTTAGATTTGATGCGGTCTATGTATACAGAAGCTGAGTGGTTGAGAACCAAGGCCACTCCAACAATGGATGATTATATGCAAAATGCATACGTATCATTTGCCTTAGGACCAATTGTTCTTCCAGCCCTCTATCTTGTTGGACCTAAGCTTTCAGATGATGCTGCTGTAAATCAGGAATTGGATCATCTTTACAAGACCATGAGCACCTGCGGGCGTCTTCTCAACGATATTCAAGGTTTTAAG AGAGAATCTGAGGAAGGAAAACTGAATGCAGTGAGTTTGCATATGATTCATAGTAATGGAGCTGATACTTATGAAGACGCCGTTGATAAGATGAAAGGTGTTATTGAGGATAAGAGAAAAGAACTCCTGAGATTAGTTTTGAAGGAAAAAGGAAGCTTAGTTCCAAGAGATTGCAAGGATTtgttttggaaaatgatgaaagtGTTGAACCTATTCTACATTAAGGATGATGGGTTTACTTCAAATGAGATGCATTCTACTGTTAATGCAGTGCTTAAAGACCCAATCATTCTAGATGAATTGTTGGTAGATTCTAAAAGCAACACCCTCTCTCAAAAGCACTAG